Proteins encoded by one window of Sulfurospirillum barnesii SES-3:
- a CDS encoding DNA-directed RNA polymerase subunit omega, translated as MQRTEEITARALELVGQDRYRLVMMVSKRADQLSNGAEPLIKADKNKQKFTDIALLEIAEGKIRLDSITDN; from the coding sequence ATGCAAAGAACAGAAGAAATTACAGCAAGAGCTTTAGAACTTGTGGGACAAGATCGTTACAGATTGGTGATGATGGTTTCTAAAAGAGCAGACCAACTCTCTAATGGGGCTGAGCCACTTATAAAAGCGGATAAAAATAAGCAAAAATTTACTGATATTGCATTGTTGGAAATTGCAGAAGGTAAAATTAGATTAGATTCTATTACTGATAATTAA
- a CDS encoding RelA/SpoT family protein has product MEELVEIVKECKRSDDAVELLYKYIKPTPNIEKAVAFTITKHQGQYRKSGEEYVVHLLLVCVFVAYLGGDESMIVAGLLHDVVEDTSCSAEEVRALFGEEVGHLVDGLTKIVEIRDVELIPSYSNDKLVASALTFRKMLIASIRDVRVLVVKLCDRLHNMLTLAALDTVKQKRIAEETLVVYAPIAHRLGISSIKNLLEDLSFRYVMPNEYHKIDTYITEHGRQLQLRLNHFISKIKNYMLKEGFIETDFTIQKRVKHYYSIYLKMQRKGVSIEEVLDLLAIRIIVRTPIDCYRALGIVHQHFRPLISRFKDYIAIPKENGYQTIHTTVFDDKSIIESQIRSNDMNKTAEYGVAAHWKYKSGGLNPKLDWLNDLNTQNEEIDNIEDFYAIAKDNLYSEDIAVFSPKGDIFTLPRGATVLDFAYEVHTEVGNYADEAYINKQKVPLLTELKNGDIVRIVTSKEPKYRCTWVNSVKTGKAKTTIQFHCRQKIKEINHKVALKILAHVFSVAETKIVSWVEQEHAIKKIFKVATDSIYLQDIANTLKLYALQDTLLFPLLKKDRYRIKKQKFENIVIYSNHTIANVYFDYCCHPKRGDDIVGFKKGNDIFVHHKLCERAASLMEADEPMVFVKWTREAPDRYKLIISLDNKKGSLASFLAYLAKMQINLVTIELGKSEDEGHADYFEMILELPDKNISAVRDNLKGKYRVIEFVSVNDAYK; this is encoded by the coding sequence TTGGAAGAGTTAGTTGAAATTGTAAAAGAGTGTAAACGCTCTGATGATGCGGTTGAACTCTTATACAAATATATTAAACCAACCCCCAATATTGAAAAAGCTGTTGCTTTTACGATCACAAAACATCAAGGTCAATACCGTAAAAGTGGTGAAGAATATGTCGTTCATCTCCTCTTGGTATGTGTTTTTGTGGCTTATTTAGGGGGTGATGAATCGATGATTGTTGCTGGATTACTGCATGATGTTGTCGAAGATACCTCTTGTTCTGCTGAAGAAGTAAGGGCTCTTTTTGGTGAAGAAGTAGGGCATTTGGTGGATGGATTAACCAAAATTGTTGAAATCAGAGATGTTGAACTAATCCCCTCCTATTCGAATGACAAATTGGTTGCTTCGGCATTAACTTTTCGAAAAATGCTTATTGCATCTATTCGGGATGTTCGTGTTTTGGTGGTCAAATTATGTGATAGACTGCATAATATGTTAACCCTTGCTGCTCTTGATACCGTAAAACAAAAGCGTATTGCAGAAGAAACATTGGTGGTGTATGCACCCATTGCCCATCGTTTAGGTATTTCATCGATTAAAAATCTTCTGGAAGACTTGAGTTTTCGCTATGTGATGCCCAACGAATATCATAAAATTGATACGTATATCACAGAGCATGGTCGGCAATTACAACTCCGCCTCAATCACTTTATTTCTAAAATTAAAAATTACATGCTTAAAGAGGGCTTTATTGAAACGGATTTTACCATCCAGAAGCGTGTAAAACATTACTATTCTATTTATCTGAAAATGCAACGCAAAGGGGTAAGTATTGAAGAAGTACTGGATCTTTTAGCGATTCGTATTATTGTTCGAACACCTATTGATTGTTACCGAGCTTTGGGTATTGTGCATCAACATTTTAGACCTCTTATTTCACGTTTTAAAGATTATATTGCGATTCCTAAAGAAAATGGGTATCAGACGATTCACACAACAGTTTTTGATGACAAATCGATTATTGAGTCACAAATTAGAAGCAATGATATGAATAAAACGGCAGAATATGGTGTTGCTGCACACTGGAAATATAAATCAGGGGGTTTAAATCCTAAATTAGATTGGCTTAATGATTTAAATACACAAAATGAAGAAATTGACAATATTGAAGATTTTTATGCCATTGCCAAAGACAATCTCTACAGTGAAGATATTGCAGTGTTCTCTCCTAAAGGTGATATTTTTACACTTCCTCGTGGTGCAACGGTTCTGGATTTTGCGTATGAAGTACATACAGAGGTTGGAAATTATGCTGATGAGGCGTATATTAACAAACAAAAAGTTCCCCTTTTAACGGAGCTAAAAAATGGTGATATTGTGCGTATTGTTACTTCAAAAGAGCCAAAATATCGCTGTACGTGGGTAAATAGTGTTAAAACAGGCAAAGCAAAAACAACAATTCAATTTCATTGTCGTCAAAAGATTAAAGAGATTAACCATAAAGTAGCACTTAAAATTTTAGCCCATGTGTTTAGCGTGGCAGAAACGAAAATTGTTTCATGGGTAGAACAAGAACATGCAATTAAAAAAATCTTTAAAGTAGCGACGGACTCTATTTATTTACAAGATATTGCCAATACTTTAAAACTATATGCACTTCAAGATACTTTGCTTTTTCCTTTGTTAAAAAAGGATCGTTATCGCATTAAAAAACAAAAATTTGAAAATATCGTTATCTATTCCAATCACACGATAGCAAATGTCTATTTTGACTACTGTTGTCATCCAAAAAGAGGCGATGATATTGTAGGATTTAAAAAGGGAAATGATATTTTTGTGCATCACAAATTGTGTGAACGTGCCGCATCACTTATGGAAGCTGATGAACCAATGGTCTTTGTTAAATGGACACGAGAAGCTCCTGATCGCTATAAACTCATTATAAGCCTTGATAATAAAAAGGGCTCTTTAGCCTCATTTTTAGCTTATTTGGCTAAAATGCAGATTAACCTTGTGACGATAGAACTTGGAAAATCTGAAGATGAGGGACATGCGGATTATTTTGAAATGATCCTTGAATTACCCGATAAAAATATCAGTGCTGTAAGAGATAATCTAAAAGGAAAGTATCGTGTGATTGAGTTCGTCTCAGTTAATGATGCGTATAAATAA
- a CDS encoding NAD(+) kinase, whose protein sequence is MKITNHTHLLTQIKTVGLVCKPNDTTLMPYVEEIKSALQLQGVALLIEQTSAQMLGYKGVSFEQMCEESDFLISLGGDGSLIALCRKSFAYHKPVLGIYAGQLGFLTDIQTDEIRQFIEELFLGHYRIDIRMMLEISLHVKGKIEKIVAFNDIVLSRSKISHMSTIKAYVDGKLFNSYYGDGLIVSTPTGSTAYNLSAGGPVVYPLTEALILTPICPHSLSQRPLVLPVDFEISFESDGDTVIVIDGQDTYNMNEIERVCVRSAKEGARLIHSLDRDYFDVLKKKLHWGHV, encoded by the coding sequence ATGAAAATAACGAACCATACTCATCTTTTAACACAGATTAAAACCGTAGGATTGGTGTGCAAGCCAAATGATACAACACTGATGCCTTATGTAGAGGAAATAAAGTCAGCATTGCAGTTGCAAGGTGTTGCTTTATTGATAGAGCAAACGAGTGCTCAGATGTTAGGTTACAAGGGTGTTTCTTTTGAGCAAATGTGCGAAGAGAGTGATTTTCTTATCTCGCTTGGAGGGGATGGAAGCCTCATCGCTTTGTGTCGAAAAAGCTTTGCATACCATAAGCCAGTCCTTGGTATTTATGCGGGACAATTAGGATTTTTAACCGATATTCAAACCGATGAAATTAGACAGTTTATAGAGGAACTTTTTTTAGGTCATTACCGTATTGATATACGAATGATGCTCGAAATTTCTTTACATGTAAAAGGTAAAATAGAAAAGATAGTTGCCTTTAATGACATTGTTTTATCGCGTTCTAAAATATCCCATATGAGCACGATTAAAGCGTATGTTGATGGTAAATTGTTTAATTCGTATTATGGCGATGGGCTGATTGTCTCAACACCAACAGGCTCAACGGCCTACAATCTCTCAGCAGGTGGCCCTGTGGTTTATCCACTCACAGAAGCTTTAATTTTAACACCCATTTGTCCGCATTCTCTTTCTCAAAGACCCCTTGTTTTGCCTGTCGATTTTGAGATTTCTTTTGAAAGCGATGGAGATACCGTGATTGTTATCGATGGTCAAGATACGTATAATATGAATGAGATTGAACGAGTGTGTGTGCGCAGTGCTAAAGAGGGCGCACGGTTAATTCACAGTTTGGATAGAGACTATTTTGATGTATTAAAAAAGAAATTGCATTGGGGGCATGTGTGA
- a CDS encoding adenylate kinase, producing MKKLFLIIGAPGSGKTTDASLIAEKNSDSIAHYSTGELLRDEVASGSELGKTIDSFVSAGNLVPLDIVINTIVGAIKNSPKDVILIDGFPRSDEQMKALDAILAHETTVQLVSVIEVEVSEQVACDRVLGRARGADDNVQVFNNRMKVYTEPLADIQAFYGAKNLLHKINGERSIEEIVSEMEAFVKGHI from the coding sequence ATGAAAAAACTGTTTTTAATTATTGGTGCACCAGGAAGTGGTAAAACAACCGATGCAAGTTTAATTGCTGAAAAAAATAGCGATAGTATTGCGCATTACTCAACAGGTGAATTGCTTCGTGATGAAGTGGCAAGTGGTAGTGAGCTCGGTAAAACGATTGATTCGTTTGTCAGTGCTGGCAATCTTGTACCTTTGGATATTGTTATCAACACCATTGTAGGTGCTATTAAAAACAGTCCTAAAGATGTTATTCTCATTGATGGTTTTCCTCGCTCAGACGAGCAGATGAAGGCTTTAGATGCTATTCTTGCACATGAAACAACCGTTCAACTCGTTTCTGTTATTGAAGTTGAAGTCAGTGAACAAGTGGCATGTGATCGCGTTTTAGGACGGGCACGTGGAGCGGACGATAATGTTCAAGTCTTCAACAACCGCATGAAAGTCTACACAGAGCCTTTAGCAGACATTCAAGCTTTTTATGGAGCAAAAAATCTTCTTCATAAAATTAATGGCGAGCGTAGCATTGAAGAGATTGTCTCTGAGATGGAAGCTTTCGTTAAAGGTCATATTTAG
- a CDS encoding YajG family lipoprotein produces MKYLFLITLSLILFSGCAYKNEPLMLKSYQSEYKGPSLRNNKTIYVRFVKDLRVKKNVIGYVDQKGGDAIYFFSNENFADKYTEGLGYALNLAGFNTDASKTEASLVVEISIRDIELVYNDKNFDANLKGEIEIEVVARKGDEVITQNFRQKGSKWIAPSYSSKDLEPFLYSLFSDSIDQIVTRLTRM; encoded by the coding sequence ATGAAATACCTCTTTCTTATAACACTTTCACTGATACTTTTTAGTGGGTGTGCCTATAAAAATGAACCGTTAATGCTTAAATCCTACCAATCCGAATACAAAGGGCCTTCATTGCGCAACAATAAGACCATCTATGTGCGTTTTGTCAAAGATTTACGTGTCAAAAAAAATGTTATTGGTTATGTTGATCAAAAAGGCGGCGATGCTATTTACTTCTTCAGCAATGAAAATTTTGCAGACAAGTACACAGAAGGTTTAGGTTATGCGCTTAATCTAGCGGGATTTAACACGGATGCGAGTAAAACAGAAGCCTCTTTAGTGGTTGAAATTTCCATTAGAGATATTGAATTAGTCTATAACGATAAAAATTTCGATGCAAATCTTAAAGGTGAAATTGAAATTGAAGTTGTTGCACGCAAAGGCGATGAAGTCATTACCCAAAACTTCCGTCAAAAAGGAAGTAAATGGATAGCACCTTCTTACAGTTCTAAAGATTTAGAACCGTTTTTATACTCACTTTTTTCAGACAGTATTGACCAAATTGTCACACGATTAACACGTATGTAA
- a CDS encoding competence/damage-inducible protein A: protein MHNFYSVIIGTELLNGRRVDKHFTFINQELRERGLLHVGNFIIEDSPFLIQNCFNMILQDPKSVMFCFGGIGATPDDLTRAIASEVFTGQELSLHVKAKELIESQFGKEAYPHRITMAMLPPEADLLTNVINNVPGFSLFNRFFFTPGFPSMAWPMVQDALTKHFPSQEKLLSDSFIVESPENDLIEIMQALPPELHFSSLPRFVGEKRLVEIYLAHPNKAILNQWSSFFKKEALAKGKIIKDCC, encoded by the coding sequence ATGCACAACTTCTACTCTGTTATCATTGGCACGGAACTGCTCAATGGTCGCAGAGTAGATAAACATTTTACTTTCATTAACCAAGAACTACGTGAGCGTGGACTTTTACATGTAGGAAACTTCATCATCGAAGATTCCCCTTTCTTAATTCAAAACTGTTTTAATATGATTTTACAAGACCCTAAAAGCGTGATGTTCTGTTTTGGAGGCATCGGCGCAACACCTGATGATTTGACACGAGCAATTGCCAGTGAAGTCTTTACGGGGCAGGAATTATCTTTACATGTAAAAGCAAAAGAGCTCATTGAATCTCAATTTGGGAAAGAGGCATATCCTCATCGTATTACTATGGCGATGCTCCCACCAGAGGCAGATCTCTTAACCAATGTTATTAACAATGTTCCTGGTTTTAGCCTTTTTAATCGCTTCTTTTTTACCCCAGGATTTCCCTCTATGGCATGGCCAATGGTACAAGACGCACTTACCAAACACTTTCCTTCTCAAGAAAAACTTCTCAGTGATTCTTTTATTGTAGAATCCCCAGAAAATGATTTAATAGAGATTATGCAGGCCCTTCCCCCAGAGCTTCATTTTTCATCTTTACCTCGTTTTGTGGGGGAAAAACGTCTCGTTGAAATTTATTTAGCGCATCCTAATAAAGCTATACTTAATCAATGGTCTTCCTTTTTCAAAAAAGAAGCCCTCGCAAAAGGTAAAATCATTAAGGATTGTTGCTAA
- a CDS encoding N-acetylmuramoyl-L-alanine amidase, with the protein MGKRIRLFFLFLLTTMVLFGAPNPMQQLEQYTVQLKQANRDDALRIFHGLKALYIQSVMNGDDALKKETLSLLIEASKRLNYDSSKYASELATLEKQNASSSRSQTYTDTNKRDGVSEKSAFPTPSNKGKALSSSPNNASTQNLPKSYKGKNVLQSIESNDEEIVLHFGSPISEQSIKIFVLKSSDSYKKVIDIPAVILNAPLNIQTPQKLKHIRISQYNNDLLRIVLDAPKSFETYVSTLESKVVISLEKEPNISKNKPQIESTSQKSHVLPPEKESMPVVSKTVQSSSSLNRNKTIVIDAGHGGKDPGAIGYKKKMEKHLMLEIALALGKELKSRGYKVFYTRQKDVFINLRDRTKVANDKNADLFISLHANAAPTEAKQLSMKGLETFFLSPDRSERSKNVAALENKSDIEEMNYYSKETFLNVFNREKIILSNKAAIDIQSHMLNSVKKRYAVEDGGVREAPFWVLVGATMPSVLIEVGYITNPEESTNMHNPQYQKMLVDGISNGLDQYFSNNP; encoded by the coding sequence ATGGGGAAACGCATTAGACTCTTTTTTCTTTTTTTGCTGACAACGATGGTGCTCTTTGGAGCGCCAAATCCCATGCAGCAATTAGAGCAATACACTGTACAGTTAAAACAAGCAAATCGTGATGATGCGTTGCGCATTTTTCATGGATTAAAAGCTTTGTATATCCAATCGGTTATGAATGGAGATGATGCTCTTAAAAAAGAGACACTCTCGCTTCTTATTGAAGCTTCAAAACGATTAAATTATGATAGCTCTAAATATGCGTCTGAATTAGCAACGTTAGAGAAACAAAATGCCTCATCATCTCGAAGTCAAACCTATACAGATACAAACAAACGTGATGGTGTATCTGAAAAATCAGCCTTCCCAACACCATCAAACAAGGGGAAAGCACTCTCTTCTTCACCAAATAATGCATCAACTCAAAACCTTCCTAAAAGTTATAAAGGTAAAAATGTTTTACAAAGCATTGAGAGTAATGATGAAGAAATTGTTTTGCATTTTGGCTCCCCTATTTCTGAGCAAAGTATTAAAATTTTTGTGCTTAAAAGTTCAGATAGTTATAAAAAAGTGATTGATATTCCTGCGGTGATTTTAAATGCCCCCCTAAATATACAAACGCCTCAAAAATTAAAACATATACGCATCAGTCAGTACAATAATGATCTCCTTCGTATTGTCTTAGATGCACCAAAATCCTTTGAAACCTATGTGAGTACACTAGAGTCAAAGGTAGTTATCTCTTTAGAAAAAGAGCCAAATATAAGTAAAAATAAACCTCAAATAGAAAGTACATCACAAAAAAGTCATGTTCTACCTCCAGAAAAAGAGAGTATGCCTGTCGTTTCGAAAACAGTGCAGAGTTCTTCTTCGCTAAATCGTAATAAAACCATTGTCATAGATGCGGGGCATGGTGGAAAAGATCCAGGGGCAATTGGCTATAAAAAGAAGATGGAAAAGCATTTAATGTTAGAGATAGCATTAGCATTGGGAAAAGAGTTGAAAAGTCGTGGTTATAAGGTTTTTTATACCCGCCAAAAAGATGTTTTTATTAACCTTCGTGATAGAACAAAAGTTGCCAATGATAAAAATGCCGATTTGTTTATCTCACTCCATGCCAATGCTGCGCCCACGGAAGCTAAACAGCTTTCAATGAAAGGATTAGAGACATTTTTTCTCTCTCCAGATCGTTCTGAACGCTCAAAAAATGTGGCTGCACTGGAAAATAAATCGGATATTGAAGAGATGAATTATTACTCAAAAGAGACTTTTTTAAATGTCTTTAATCGAGAAAAAATTATTCTCTCTAATAAAGCAGCCATTGATATACAATCGCACATGCTCAACAGTGTCAAAAAGCGTTATGCTGTGGAAGATGGAGGGGTGAGAGAAGCTCCTTTTTGGGTGCTTGTGGGTGCGACCATGCCTTCTGTTCTTATTGAAGTTGGCTATATCACCAATCCTGAAGAATCCACCAATATGCACAACCCTCAATATCAAAAGATGCTTGTTGATGGGATTAGCAATGGTTTAGATCAATATTTTAGCAACAATCCTTAA
- a CDS encoding nitronate monooxygenase — protein MSLHALKIGKYTIEHPIVQGGMGLGISWDRLAGTVSLEGGLGVISSVGTGYYDERHYSKKNINTRPFETENFYSKEGLNAIVRNARKICGSKPLGMNILYAINDYERVIKDSCEAGVDVIITGAGLPTNMPEFTANYPDVALVPIVSSAKALKIICKRWTQRYNRLPDAIVVEGPLSGGHQGFTYEQCSQEEYQLENLIEPILEEMKAWGDFPLIAAGGVWDHNDILKMFALGARGVQMGTRFIGTHECDADKNFKEVLLKAQKEDIQLFKSPVGYPARGVKTNLIDMVEKREGPAIRCISNCVSPCHRGQEAKAVGYCIADRLSDAYMGKVETGLFFTGANGYKLNEIISVKELMAKLVHGETH, from the coding sequence ATGTCATTACACGCTCTTAAAATCGGAAAATATACTATTGAGCACCCTATTGTTCAAGGTGGTATGGGACTAGGAATTAGTTGGGACAGACTTGCTGGAACGGTCAGTCTGGAAGGTGGACTTGGTGTCATCAGCTCTGTTGGAACGGGCTATTATGATGAGCGCCACTACAGTAAAAAAAATATTAATACACGTCCTTTTGAGACAGAGAATTTTTATTCAAAAGAGGGTTTGAATGCTATTGTAAGAAATGCACGTAAAATTTGTGGCTCAAAGCCTTTGGGTATGAATATTTTATACGCTATTAACGATTATGAAAGAGTGATTAAAGATTCATGTGAAGCGGGTGTGGATGTTATTATTACAGGGGCTGGTTTGCCAACCAATATGCCTGAATTTACAGCCAATTATCCAGATGTTGCTCTTGTACCCATTGTCTCGTCTGCTAAGGCTTTAAAAATTATCTGTAAGCGTTGGACTCAACGCTATAATCGCTTACCTGATGCCATTGTTGTAGAAGGTCCTTTAAGTGGAGGACATCAAGGTTTTACGTATGAACAGTGCTCTCAAGAAGAATATCAGTTAGAAAACCTGATTGAACCTATCTTAGAAGAGATGAAAGCGTGGGGTGATTTTCCTTTGATTGCAGCAGGGGGCGTTTGGGATCATAATGATATTTTAAAAATGTTTGCCTTAGGTGCTAGGGGTGTTCAAATGGGGACACGTTTTATTGGTACGCATGAATGCGATGCAGATAAAAATTTTAAAGAAGTACTGCTTAAAGCGCAAAAAGAAGACATTCAACTCTTTAAATCTCCTGTGGGCTATCCTGCCCGAGGTGTAAAAACGAATTTAATAGATATGGTTGAAAAAAGAGAAGGGCCTGCCATTCGCTGTATTAGCAATTGTGTAAGCCCTTGTCATCGTGGACAAGAAGCGAAAGCGGTTGGGTATTGTATTGCAGATCGCTTGAGTGATGCATATATGGGAAAGGTTGAAACAGGACTTTTCTTTACAGGGGCTAATGGCTATAAGCTAAATGAAATTATAAGTGTTAAAGAACTTATGGCAAAGTTGGTTCATGGGGAAACGCATTAG
- the aspS gene encoding aspartate--tRNA ligase, which produces MRSHYCTDLDVANIGESVEVCGWANSHRDHGGVIFIDLRDKSGLVQLVCDPADSTKAHEVASSVRDEFVLKAKGRVRARGEGLENPRLKTGKIEIVVDELIVENASETVPFVIGDNNVGEDVRLKYRYLDLRNAKAYEIFKLRSKATVAVRNSLDAQGFLEVETPILTKSTPEGARDYLVPSRVHNGEFYALPQSPQLFKQLLMCAGFDRYFQVAKCFRDEDLRADRQPEFTQIDIEMSFCDQEDVMKVTENLLRDVFKACGHEISIPFNRIRFKEAMEKYGSDKPDLRYDLSMIDVMDIFANCKNEIFSNIAKDTKKNRIKALKVPNGDNIFSKRQMQSFEEYVRKFGAQGLGYFQMKEDGLKGPLTKFFDEADLQKIVDAADLHVGDAIFFGAGEKKVVLDYMGRFRIFLAEQMNIIPKDVFEFVWVVDFEMFEVENGKVKALHHPFTMPRDIDNTPIDEMESIAYDIVLNGVELGGGSIRIHKKEIQQKVFKLLGIEDEEAHEKFEFLLDALKYGAPPHGGLAIGLDRLMMLITKSESIRDVIAFPKTQKAQCLLTRAPSEVENDQLRDLGIRLREKSK; this is translated from the coding sequence TTGAGAAGTCATTATTGTACAGATTTAGATGTCGCTAACATTGGCGAAAGTGTAGAAGTGTGTGGGTGGGCAAACAGCCACAGGGATCATGGTGGGGTTATTTTTATTGACCTTCGTGACAAATCAGGCCTTGTACAACTGGTGTGCGACCCAGCGGATAGTACCAAAGCGCATGAGGTTGCTTCATCGGTAAGAGATGAGTTTGTATTAAAAGCCAAAGGTCGTGTGCGAGCTCGTGGTGAAGGGCTTGAAAACCCACGCCTTAAAACAGGTAAAATTGAAATTGTAGTCGATGAGCTGATTGTTGAAAATGCCAGCGAAACGGTTCCTTTTGTTATTGGCGATAACAATGTGGGTGAAGATGTCCGTCTAAAATACCGCTACCTAGACCTTCGTAACGCCAAAGCCTATGAAATCTTTAAACTTAGAAGTAAAGCTACTGTTGCGGTAAGAAACTCTTTGGATGCACAAGGCTTTTTAGAGGTTGAAACACCCATTTTGACCAAATCAACCCCAGAGGGTGCTCGTGATTATCTTGTTCCTAGCCGTGTGCATAATGGTGAGTTTTATGCCCTTCCCCAATCCCCTCAGCTTTTCAAACAACTTTTAATGTGTGCGGGTTTTGATCGTTATTTTCAAGTAGCAAAATGTTTTCGTGATGAAGACTTACGGGCTGATCGCCAACCTGAATTTACACAAATTGATATTGAGATGAGCTTTTGTGATCAAGAAGATGTCATGAAAGTCACCGAAAATCTTTTGCGTGATGTTTTTAAAGCATGTGGTCATGAGATAAGCATTCCTTTTAATCGTATTCGTTTTAAAGAAGCGATGGAAAAATATGGCTCAGATAAACCAGACCTTCGTTATGACCTTTCTATGATTGATGTGATGGACATTTTTGCGAACTGTAAAAATGAAATTTTTAGCAACATTGCTAAAGATACCAAGAAAAACCGCATTAAAGCGCTTAAAGTCCCTAATGGCGATAACATCTTCTCAAAACGTCAAATGCAAAGTTTTGAAGAGTATGTTCGTAAATTTGGCGCACAAGGCTTAGGCTATTTTCAAATGAAAGAAGATGGTCTCAAAGGTCCTTTAACCAAGTTCTTTGATGAAGCTGATTTGCAAAAAATTGTGGATGCAGCAGATTTACATGTAGGCGATGCTATTTTCTTTGGTGCAGGAGAGAAAAAGGTTGTTTTAGACTATATGGGACGCTTCCGTATCTTTTTAGCAGAACAGATGAACATTATTCCTAAGGATGTATTTGAATTTGTTTGGGTGGTTGATTTTGAGATGTTTGAAGTTGAAAATGGCAAAGTCAAAGCCCTTCACCATCCCTTTACCATGCCGCGCGACATCGACAACACCCCCATTGATGAGATGGAATCTATTGCCTATGACATCGTCTTAAACGGTGTGGAACTGGGTGGTGGAAGTATTAGGATTCATAAAAAAGAGATTCAACAAAAAGTCTTTAAACTCTTAGGCATTGAGGACGAAGAGGCGCACGAGAAATTCGAGTTTTTACTCGATGCTCTTAAATACGGTGCACCACCACACGGCGGTTTGGCAATTGGTTTAGATAGGCTTATGATGCTTATTACCAAAAGTGAAAGCATTCGTGATGTTATTGCTTTCCCTAAAACGCAAAAAGCACAATGCTTACTCACCCGTGCCCCAAGCGAAGTGGAGAATGACCAGCTTCGAGATTTAGGTATTAGACTTCGAGAAAAATCAAAATAA
- the tyrS gene encoding tyrosine--tRNA ligase, with product MEIKLKNALSEIKRGISEIIDEERIEALVKNYLEKGQTFLVKAGFDPTAPDLHLGHTVLLQKMALLQKYGAIVQFLIGDFTGMIGDPTGKNETRKKLTREVVLANAETYKEQVFKILDPEKTVVMFNSTWIEALGAAGLVELTTTFNVARMLEREDFEKRYKSQMPISISEFLYPLLQGYDSVAMKCDIEMGGTDQKFNLLMGRHLQRAYSIGKEQAVIMMPLLEGLDGVNKMSKSLGNYIGVTDEPSDMFGKMLSISDSLMWRYYELLSAKSLEEITMLKKDVEEGRVHPKHAKEMIAMEMVARYHGKEAALHAQAEFNRVHAHNEIPNELESFTCKAPVWIAKALVDCGLEESTSQARRDIKQGGVKLNQEKVDDEQLQLNGGEYILQVGKRKFAKLKVQ from the coding sequence ATGGAGATAAAACTTAAAAATGCGTTGAGTGAAATTAAACGAGGCATAAGTGAGATTATTGATGAAGAACGCATTGAGGCATTGGTTAAAAATTATTTGGAAAAAGGTCAAACATTTTTAGTTAAAGCAGGTTTTGATCCAACCGCACCTGATTTACATTTAGGACATACCGTCTTGCTTCAAAAAATGGCATTGCTTCAAAAATACGGTGCCATTGTTCAGTTTTTAATTGGTGATTTTACAGGCATGATAGGTGATCCTACGGGGAAGAATGAAACCCGTAAAAAATTGACACGAGAGGTTGTTTTAGCGAATGCTGAAACCTATAAAGAACAAGTATTTAAAATACTAGACCCAGAAAAAACAGTGGTTATGTTTAATTCAACATGGATTGAAGCGTTGGGCGCGGCAGGGCTGGTTGAACTAACCACCACCTTTAATGTTGCACGTATGTTAGAGAGAGAAGATTTTGAAAAACGCTACAAATCACAGATGCCTATTTCCATTAGTGAATTTTTGTATCCCTTACTTCAAGGTTATGATAGTGTTGCGATGAAATGTGACATTGAAATGGGTGGAACGGATCAAAAATTTAACCTTTTAATGGGGCGTCATTTACAACGTGCCTATAGCATTGGTAAAGAGCAAGCCGTGATAATGATGCCTTTACTAGAAGGCTTAGATGGCGTCAATAAAATGAGCAAATCTTTGGGAAACTACATTGGGGTAACAGATGAACCATCGGATATGTTCGGTAAAATGCTGAGCATTTCAGATAGTTTAATGTGGCGTTATTATGAACTTTTAAGTGCCAAAAGTTTAGAAGAAATTACGATGCTTAAAAAAGATGTTGAAGAGGGAAGGGTTCATCCTAAACATGCTAAAGAGATGATAGCTATGGAAATGGTTGCGCGTTATCATGGAAAAGAAGCAGCCCTTCATGCGCAAGCAGAGTTTAACCGCGTGCATGCACACAATGAGATTCCTAACGAGCTAGAAAGCTTTACATGTAAAGCACCTGTTTGGATTGCGAAGGCATTGGTGGATTGTGGATTAGAAGAGTCTACATCCCAAGCAAGACGTGATATTAAGCAAGGTGGCGTAAAACTCAATCAAGAAAAAGTGGACGATGAACAGCTACAACTTAATGGTGGTGAGTATATTCTTCAAGTAGGCAAACGTAAATTTGCTAAGTTAAAGGTGCAATAA